In Tripterygium wilfordii isolate XIE 37 chromosome 15, ASM1340144v1, whole genome shotgun sequence, one DNA window encodes the following:
- the LOC120016154 gene encoding O-glucosyltransferase rumi homolog, whose translation MPHSSGIGRHFSEMSIDQLFFKKGRSVTSSPIFLFLFFFIFFFFLAFISSFRFYSSLFSIENSPNETIVISQKQHPIKRIEYPLSCTNTSSNQTQSCPTNYYPNSFHPGPHDPPVCPDYFRQIYEDLKPWKVTGIDRDMVERAKRTAHFRLVIVKGKAYVVKYKKSIQTRDLFTIWGLLQLLRQYPGKLPDLDLMFDCDDLPVVQSKDHLHFWQPRPPPLFRYCGDRWTMDIVFPDWSFWGWAEINIKPWDSILKEIKDGNNRTKWMDREPYAYWKGNPFVARPRQDLLTCNVSDKHDWNARLYIQDWIKEGNEGFRQSNLANQCTHRYKIYIEGYAWSVSEKYILACDSVTLMVKPRFYDFFTRSLQPVQHYWPINDQDKCKSIYFAVDWGEKHKQKAQAIAKAAGEFTQEELKMEYVYDYMFHLLNEYAKLLRYKPEIPEGAVEMCSETMACPAEGREREFMMESLVKSPSNRSPCTLPPPYKPKVLEAFYRGKMNAIQQVEQWEKEYWKNINKSSVVGS comes from the exons ATGCCGCACTCGTCTGGAATTGGCAGACACTTCTCTGAGATGTCAATTGATCAACTCTTCTTCAAGAAAGGACGCTCTGTCACCTCCTCTCCtatctttctcttcttgttcttcttcatcttcttcttcttcctcgccTTCATATCTTCCTTTCGGTTTTACTCT TCTCTGTTTTCGATTGAGAATTCACCGAATGAAACCATTGTCATATCACAGAAGCAACACCCCATTAAGAGAATCGAATACCCACTAAGCTGCACAAATACAAGTTCAAACCAAACACAGTCCTGCCCCACCAACTACTACCCGAATTCATTCCATCCAGGGCCCCATGACCCGCCCGTATGCCCGGACTACTTCCGCCAAATCTACGAGGACTTAAAACCCTGGAAAGTCACCGGAATTGACAGAGACATGGTGGAGAGAGCCAAAAGGACAGCGCACTTTCGATTGGTGATTGTCAAGGGAAAGGCGTATGTCGTGAAGTACAAGAAATCGATACAGACGAGAGATTTGTTCACAATTTGGGGATTATTGCAGCTCCTGAGACAGTACCCGGGAAAATTACCGGATCTGGATTTGATGTTTGACTGCGACGATCTCCCGGTTGTACAATCGAAAGACCACCTGCATTTTTGGCAGCCGAGGCCACCACCGTTGTTTCGGTACTGCGGTGACAGGTGGACCATGGACATTGTCTTTCCCGATTGGTCCTTCTGGGGATG GGCTGAAATAAACATAAAGCCATGGGACAGTATATTGAAAGAAATTAAAGATGGAAACAACAGGACCAAATGGATGGACAGAGAACCATATGCCTACTGGAAGGGAAACCCTTTTGTGGCTAGACCCAGACAGGATCTCCTCACTTGTAATGTCTCCGACAAGCACGACTGGAATGCTCGGCTTTATATCCAA GACTGGATCAAGGAAGGCAATGAAGGATTTAGGCAATCAAACCTAGCAAATCAATGCACTCACAG GTACAAGATCTACATTGAAGGGTATGCATGGTCTGTAAGTGAAAAGTACATACTAGCTTGTGATTCTGTAACATTGATGGTAAAACCACGTTTCTATGATTTCTTCACAAGAAGTCTACAACCAGTTCAACACTACTGGCCTATAAACGACCAGGACAAGTGCAAGTCCATTTATTTTGCCGTAGATTGGGgcgaaaaacacaaacaaaag GCGCAAGCGATTGCAAAGGCGGCTGGCGAGTTCACGCAGGAGGAGCTAAAGATGGAGTATGTGTATGACTACATGTTTCATTTGTTGAATGAGTACGCTAAGCTTTTGAGGTACAAGCCTGAAATCCCTGAAGGGGCTGTGGAGATGTGTTCGGAGACCATGGCATGCCCCGCGGAAGGGCGAGAGAGGGAGTTCATGATGGAGTCATTGGTGAAGAGCCCTTCTAATAGAAGTCCATGTACTCTGCCTCCACCTTATAAACCAAAAGTTCTTGAGGCGTTTTATCGGGGGAAGATGAATGCAATACAGCAAGTAGAGCAGTGGGAGAAGGAGTATTGGAAAAATATCAATAAATCATCAGTTGTAGGTAGCTAG